One genomic segment of Sphingobacteriales bacterium includes these proteins:
- a CDS encoding nucleotide exchange factor GrpE, producing the protein MHTNPMPEIVDDNKNNNNDSKNGANINTNTDTTPQTGLTPDNDSELTQKLAALEQEKQDWYNKYIYKYAEYENIRKKMPAEMDKARQQTRIDLARDILFILDDFELAFKNTADKSLSEGFELIYHKFLKTMQQWGITPMDNQQGQPFNADLHDAVALVPASLPEQANTVIEELQRGYFCGETIIRYAKVVVGQYQS; encoded by the coding sequence ATGCACACTAATCCCATGCCCGAAATAGTTGACGACAACAAAAACAACAATAACGATAGCAAAAACGGTGCTAACATAAATACTAATACCGATACCACCCCGCAAACAGGATTAACCCCCGACAATGATAGCGAATTAACGCAAAAATTAGCTGCCTTAGAACAAGAAAAGCAAGATTGGTACAACAAATACATTTATAAATATGCCGAGTACGAAAATATCCGGAAAAAAATGCCTGCCGAGATGGACAAAGCCCGGCAACAAACACGCATTGATTTAGCACGCGATATTTTATTCATATTAGACGATTTTGAACTTGCATTTAAAAACACAGCCGACAAATCATTATCGGAGGGCTTTGAGCTTATATATCATAAATTTTTAAAAACAATGCAACAATGGGGCATAACCCCCATGGACAACCAACAAGGCCAGCCCTTTAATGCCGATTTGCACGATGCGGTAGCCCTTGTGCCGGCATCGTTACCCGAGCAAGCCAATACCGTAATTGAAGAGTTACAACGCGGCTATTTTTGTGGCGAAACTATTATTCGGTATGCTAAGGTAGTAGTTGGCCAATACCAAAGCTAA